The Scylla paramamosain isolate STU-SP2022 chromosome 39, ASM3559412v1, whole genome shotgun sequence genome includes a window with the following:
- the LOC135092260 gene encoding uncharacterized protein LOC135092260, whose protein sequence is MKTFMIMVAVVVAVVLLGSPPALCQHYASRSPAIVTDPKLRKVYEFLYPYYQKPRYRYPFYDGEGNGELLYGYGGPRLFRYTVFKPVEGYLRRR, encoded by the exons gtggcggtggtggtggcggtggtcctACTTGGCTCCCCCCCAGCACTGTGCCAACACTACGCCAGCAGAAGCCCCGCCATCGTCACTGATCCGAAGCTTCGAAAAGTTTATGAATTCCTCTACCCGTATTATCAAAA GCCTCGCTACCGCTATCCCTTCTATGATGGGGAGGGCAACGGAGAGCTGCTATACGGCTACGGCGGCCCCAGGCTCTTCAGGTACACCGTGTTTAAGCCCGTGGAAGGGTACCTGAGGAGACGCTGA